A stretch of DNA from Acidobacteriota bacterium:
CAATGATCCAACCGATCGCATCGCGTTGGGGATCCTGAGCGAGTTGATCACTGACCGTCCCGTGGTAGGCATCCATGCGGTCGATCTGGTGTGGGGACTTGGCACCATGCACTGTATGACTCAACAACAACCGAGAAAGGAGTGACTGACCCGTGAGCTCTCAGGATTCATCAGCGGAAGCCGAAATTCGTGAGTTGATCAAAGGAATGAACAACGCATGGGCGATGGGGCATCCCGAAGACATTGGGTCTTTCTTCCGCGAAGACATCGTGATGGTGCTGCCAGGCTTTCAGCAACGAACGGGAGGCAGAGAAGCGTGCGTGGCGAGCTACGTGGACTTTTGCAACCAGGCGGCGATTGCGGGACTCGCGTTAGGCGAGATCAGCGTGGACGTATTCGGGGACACCGCGGTCGCGAGCTACGGTTACGAGATCAGCTACGAACTGGGCGGGGAGCGGTTCAACGACAAGGGCCGCGACATCTTTGTGTTCGTGCGCGACGCCGATCGGTGGCAAGCAGTATGGCGAACGATGATCGTCTCTCAACCGGAAAGCGTGAACTGAGTCTCGATTAGATTAGCTTGACGGTTGTATAATTGCTGACTCTCTGAATGTTACGCGGGGCCCGCTGAGTCTGATGCGCGACGTTGTGCAGCCGGGCCTCTGGAGCTAAGCTAACCAAAACGATTAGCGGTCACGAGAGGCGAGCAAGCTATAAAACGATCATTCACCGCAAGCATTTCGCAAGAAGGCGAGTGGTTCATAGCCCAATGCATGCAAGTTGACGTTGCGAGCCAGGGTGCGACGGAAGATGAGGCCCTAGACAACCTGCGAGACGCTCTCGAACTTCACTTCACACCGCCTGTCGCTACGATCATACCGCGCGTGCGTGATATCGAAATAGACATCAGAGCCGCATGAAGCCGCTGCCGTTCCGGGAAGTCAAACGCAAACTGGAAGCGGCGGGATTTAAGGAAGCCGGACAGACGTTCCCCGATAGAGGATTCACGAGATGAGAATAAGTTATTACTCGGACACCGATTCGCTTTACATCGACTTATCTTCTAAACCGAGCGCGGATAGCCGTGAGGTGTCGAATGGAGTTGTTTTAGACTATGACGAAGATGGCAATCTCGCCGGCATAGACATCGATGAAGCAAGCACGAAGCTGGACATTCGGGAGTTAATTCTCAACAAGCTGCCTGCTGAAGTGAAGCACGTCGCATAAGACCGCCACAATCACGCCAGAGACTGTTGGGGTTTCGCTTGCCTTCCCCATCTTCGCTTGAGATTATGCCTTGCTGATGGATGTTGAGATCATCACTGCTATCGAAAGCATTGAGATAATTGCCACCGGAAGTTCTATTCGAGACATCGCAAGGTTGCGCAGACTATATGGCAAGGGCAGATGGAGAAAGCTGAAGGGTGTTGCGCAGGTACGTCTTCGCAGTGGTAGGATACGCTTAGCTGAGCTACATTGGTATGAAGCTCATGGCATTGGCAGAAAAGAAATAAAACGCAAGCGTTATTTGGACTAAGAGCCATGAAAACCACCGCGAGGCCTGAACCAAAGTTCGCCGTCTGTATCGATAACTCGGATTATCCCGCTTCGCTCGAATTGTGCAAAATCTATCGCGTGTTGCCAGACGAAGATGCTGCGGAGGATGGCGATCTGCGAATCGTCGATGAGAGCGGAGAAGACTATTTGTACTCTGCTGACCGATTCATTTTGATCAAAGTGCCCGGTGAAGTGGAACGCGCGATACTACAGACATCCTGATATTTTCTTAACCGGTCAGCCCGTGACATGACAGACTCCGAACGGAGAAGACATGCCAAGAAGTAGAAGCTCTATTTCAAAGGCGCGCTCTTACAAAGAGATGGGCGAATTCTGGGATACGCATGACCTTGGCGATTATTGGGACCAGACTACGCCGGTCGAATTCGAAGTAGATATTCAATCTGAGGCAGTCTACTACCCAATAGAACCGAACCTGTCAGCGAAGATTTCCCGCATAGCGAAAAAACGAGGCGTGCCTGCGGAGACTCTGTTGAATCTGTGGTTGAAAGAGAAGCTGGGCGAAGAGACCGCGGCAAAATAATGACGCCTCACTATTAACCCATCACTGCCACTCACGCCAGGATCGCGACCACTTCCCTCTGAGGCTCGCCGCCGGTCACGCGAGCTTCCCTCTCGCCGACGTACACGTCAATCTCGCTTCGCACGCCGAACTTCCCTTCCAGATAAATCCCCGGCTCGATCGAGAAGCACGTGCGCGGAATCAACACCCGCTCGTCTTTAGTCTCCAGGTTGTCGATGTTGGCTCCGTTGCCGTGAACTTCGGTGTGGATGTTGTGACCCGTGCGATGAATGAAGTACTCGCCGTAGCCCGCCTTTTGAATCACCTCGCGGCAGACATCATCGACTTGCCAGCCGTAGATCGTGCGGCCTGCTGAGAACGCCTCTTTGACGTGATTCGTAGCAGCATCGCGAGCGTCTCGGACTACGTTGAAGACTTTTGTTACCTCCTCGGGCACCCTGTCGCCTACGAACGAAGTCCACGTTATGTCGGCGTACACCGAGTTAGGGCGATCCAGCTTCGCCCACAGGTCTATCAACACGAAGTCACCTTTGTTGATCGGCGAGTGATGATCTTGAGTTGGCCCGTAGTGAGGCATCGCGCTGTTGGCATTGACCGCGACAATCGGCGGGTCCTTGCTGAACATACCTCGATCGGCAAAGCACTTTAGTATGTACTGCTGAATGTCGTATTCGGTGGTGGGCGTTCCCGCTTTTATTCGAGTGCCGATCTCGGCAAAGGCGCTCTTGACGCTTTCATAGAGACCACGCGCCGCTTCGTCGTGCATCGCGAGCTGCTCATCTCCCCAGGCTGATTCAAACCGTTGAACAAGATCGGCGGATGATACGATCTCGACACCAAACGAGCGGATCAACTCGATCGTTCCCGCGTCCACTCTCGAGAGATACGGGATGGCCGCGTTCGGTGAGTATTGCATCGCGATTCGCGGGTTCGGCTTTCCGGTTGACTCGATGAGCGCGCTCTTCAAGTGGCTGTGAAGCTGTTGCCACGGAAGGTAGATCAGCTTCTTGCCCGGCAGATGGTCGATCACGTCGCGCTCGATTGAATGGACTATCCTCGTGGGTTCGCCGGATTGCGGGATGAAGTAGAACCAGCGGCGCGTCGCGATGTGACCTCCTTCGACCATCCCCAGGATGTTTGCCGCAATAGGATCGCTGCCGCGAAAGCTGTAAAACAACCAGCCATCGACATTCGCCTCTTTGAGAGCTTGCTGTATTGGTTCGATCAAAGTTTCCTCCGATACGTCACTTGAATTCGCGATACAACTGTTAACGAGTTTTCATTCTACAATCTGCACTCGCGAGCCTCAACCTCGGTTCGGCGCGCCGCGACGCAACAACACTTCTTGCATCCGCGTACAAACTCAAGCCGTAGAGGAAAGCAGAGGGAATAGGGGTTTCTGGTTCCTAGTTTCTGGTTTCTAGATTCGTTGCAGGGTATGAAACCAGAAACCATAAACTACAAACCAGAAACTGTGAATGCCTGAGAATGGCCGCTGTGCTATATTGACTCCTTTGAATTGAGTTCAGAGTACAAGCTTTAGCTTGCTGGTCTTGAGTCTTTTTGAGTCAAGGCAGCCTGAAGGCTGAACTCTGAACCCTCTTCTTTCGAGGAATGGCGTTATGAGGAGCCGGCTACAATTCACGTTGGGCGCGATCTTTTTCGCTCTGCTCCTGATGTATGGCGGCGCGCGCTTCTTCAGATCCCTAGCGCTGCTGGGTATGGAGAGCGACCCCGGGTGGGTTGCTCGGCAGGTTGGGAATCAGGTTCGTGTCGACCGGTTTCGCAACGACGAGGCTGCGGGATTGCTGCGAATCGGCGATGAGGTTGTCGCGATAAACGGCCAACCGATCAAGCAGACTTCTGAGGTAGCGAGAATCTTCCACAGTGTCGATCCCGGAAGGCCATATACGATTCTAATCAGGCGCGGCGGTATCCCTTTCGAAACCACGCTGCTATCGCAGGGCATTCCGCTGATCACCTGGATAGTGAACGGCGCCGCAAGCCTTGTGATCCCGAACATCTTTCTTCTGACTGGGCTGATAGTGTTTCTGCTCAAGCCCGACGACAAGCAAGCGTTGCTGCTCGCACTCATGTTCGGGATGTTCACCGGCGCTATCTTCGCTCTAACCGCCGTGTATTCGGGCGAGTCAGCCTCAATGGTGACGGCGATGCTGGCTGTTCATCTCGCTTCGCTGTTTCTATGGCCCGTGTTCTTTCACTTCTTCCAGATATTTCCCGAGCCTTCGCCGTTGCTTAGACGGTTTCCACGGCTCGAAGCCTATCTATACTTGCCGCAGTTGGTGACAATCTTTCCTTACTTAGGACTGCTGGAAATCCTTGCGGCATACGCGCCCGACCGTTACCCGGAGGTTAATTCTCCGGTGCTCACGAGGATCTGCGTTGTGATCGCTACAGCGTATATTGCGGGCGGGCTGGTATCGCTGTTCATCAACTATGGCCAGGCCGGGCGGGCTTCCAAGCGGAAGATGCGCGTAGTCGTCGCCGGGAGCATCGCCGGCTTCTTGCCGATATTCCTGACCATAGGCTTGCACATGCTCTTCGATCTGCGCGGGACGAGCCCGCGACTGGGACAGTGGCTCCTAGTCATAGCGCTGTTTGCGTTTCCGCTCTTTCCGTTGTCATTCGCTTATGCCATCGTTCGCCATCAAGTCATTCCGGTCCGATTGATCCTCCGCCGCAGCGTCCGCTACCTGCTGGTTTCGCGTGGATTCATCATAATTCAAGCAGTGGTAGTCTTCGCAGTATTGAGCTTCCTGTTGACCGGGAGCCGGCTGGCCGCGATCGATAGCCTCGGCGACCGGGCCGACATAATCGTGACAATGGCCGCAACCGCGCTCGCGATAGCCGGGCTCACTTTCTTGAATCAGCAAGTGATGCCCATGATCGACCGCAGGTTCTTCCGCGAATCCTATGACGCGCAGCAAGTTCTCTCAGAGCTCGGGATCGAGATGCGCAAGGTCTCGACGGTCGAGCAGTTGCTCGAGCGCGCGGTAGCCAAGATTCAAGATGCCCTGCACGTCGAGAACGTCACGATATTCCTGCGCGATCAAGAGACCGGCGATTATACGTGCGCGATCTCGTCTCAGCTCAACATTGATGGTATGAGCACTTCGCGTCGAGACCCGACGCTGACGCTCTCCCCGGATGGAGCGCTGGTGCAGCGGATGAGCAGGTTCGCAACGCCGCTGCCGGTGGATTTCGACAGGTACAACCCGTGGACCCAAAACTTGCTGTCGACGGAACTCGCGATGAACGACTCGCGAAGGCGCGAGAACGCGACGCTTCGTGTCGCAAGGTCGGCATTGCTGCTTCCGGTTGCCACCAAGGACGAGTTACTGGGCATTGTCTCGCTTGGTCCTCGGCTGGGTGATCTTCCATTCTCTCGGGATGACAGACACCTGCTGATGGCAGTCGCGCTGCAGATGGCTCTTGCTATTCAGAACGCCGAGTTAGTGCAGGAGATCGCGCTTGAAGAGCGGCTCAGGCACGAGCTTGCGATTGCGACGACGGTTCAGCAGCGGTTGTTCCCCGAGAGTCCGCCTGAGATGGCTTCGCTGGAACTTTCAGGAGTCTGTTATCCAGCTCGCGGGGTGGGCGGCGACTATTACGACTTCATCGCGCTCGGTCAAGGCAAGTTAGGGATCGCGGTAGCCGACGTGGCAGGCAAGGGAATATCGGCGGCGTTGCTGATGTGCACAGTGCAAGCGTCTTTGAGGAGCCAGGCTCAAACAGTGAACGGGCACCTTACCGAGTTGGTGTCGTCGATGAACAAGTTGCTGCACTTTTCCACTGACGCGAGCAGCTACGCGACATTCTTTTACGCTCAGTTTGATGAGCGGACCGGCCTGCTGACTTACGTCAATGCAGGCCACAATCCGCCGATGATCGTGCGAGCGGCAAAGAGCGTCAAGGTTCAGAGCGTGGGCGCCGGCGCACAAGAAAGCCTGATCCCGGCCGAAGGGATGCGAGCCGATCATGAGCAACCGGAAGTCAGGTTTCTGACAAAAGGCGGGCCGATCATCGGCGCCTTTGACGATTGCGTCTACGAACAAGAAACGATTCAGATGGAGAGCGGAGACTTGCTGGTAGCCTACACCGACGGCGTGACCGAAGCTCGCGACGCCCACGACATCGAGTTCGGCGAGGCCAGTCTGCGGCGGATAATCGATGCCTCAGCTCATGTGCCGGTGCGCGAGCTGAGCGAGCAGATTGTACACAGCGTACGTGAGTGGTGCGGGGACACGCCGCCGCACGATGATCTTACTCTTGTGGTGATGCGGGTGAGGTGAACCCAAACACAAAGGCACAAAGCGGCTTTAGGATTCGTTGCGACTTTGTGCCTTAGTGTTTGAATCTAGTCTAACTAGTTGCTACTTCTTTGATGCTCTTAACTGTCAGCGTCTCGCCGTCGAGCGTGCCTTCGATCTCCACTTGCAAGCCTTTCTCGAGCTTGGTGTTCTTGAGGATCTCCGCGGTCTTCGTGTTCCCGCCTTCGTCGAGTTTGTAGAGCTTGTTGTCGGAGAACAAAGCATAGCCGCTCTTGGCGCAGTTGGGCATCTGCGCGCACTTAACCGTATGGTTCTTCACCTTGTCGGCGCCGTTCTCAGTGGCAGCACGACCAGAGCACATGTTGTCGATTATGTAGCCAGTAAGCTTAACGCTCTTGCCTTCTCGAGCCGCCAGGGCGACACCAGCAAGCAAAAGTACGAGTCCTAAAACAGAAATCTTTCGAGCCATTTTTCCCTCCTGCGTTTTGTCGTTAATCTTGGTTCGGCGGCAACAAACCTAACAACCTTACGCGCGTCCGTCAATCTAACTCAGTTCGCCGCTACTTGTACGGGGCGTCCCCGCGCGGCCGCTCAGGGTCACCATCCAACAGACGGCGCAGGAAGATGGTGCGCTCGTACAGGTTAATCAGTTACCCAACTACTAGGAACCCAGCGATAAGACGAGACAGAAGCGAGAGACGAATGTTCGTTATCCCTGCCCTTGAGTCCCAACCAGCGCGAAGCCCAGCACGTCCGACAACCTCACGTACAATCGATCGAAGTTTGCGCTCGCGAGATGATTCGAATAGTGCTCGACGGATACATCGTTGATCTCGACCACCGCATCGGCCGAGCCTGGTTCCGTTCCGCCACCCTCCTTGCTGATCAGTCCTTGAGAAAACGCGAGCCCGATGCGGCCCCTCACAACCCCGAACGAGGTGTACACAACCAGTTGTCCGAAGGCTTGCGCTCCGCTGGCGTTAAGTGAGGATGTGAGCAGAGCAATTAACGCATCGGCGGGCGCGGCGATCTTGGTTTCATTCATCTACTACTCCCGTTGGAAAGAGTACTCCGATTGAAATTGTCGTTTGTCCGGATCGCCGGTTGATATTACGAGGAAAGCTCAGCCGGTGTAAAGCTCAAAGCAAAGCGCAAGACAACTCACCTCGCAACTGGATGCCTCCGAGCGGGTGCGAGGATTGATTCACGTCT
This window harbors:
- a CDS encoding nuclear transport factor 2 family protein codes for the protein MSSQDSSAEAEIRELIKGMNNAWAMGHPEDIGSFFREDIVMVLPGFQQRTGGREACVASYVDFCNQAAIAGLALGEISVDVFGDTAVASYGYEISYELGGERFNDKGRDIFVFVRDADRWQAVWRTMIVSQPESVN
- a CDS encoding type II toxin-antitoxin system HicB family antitoxin, coding for MKRSFTASISQEGEWFIAQCMQVDVASQGATEDEALDNLRDALELHFTPPVATIIPRVRDIEIDIRAA
- a CDS encoding DUF2283 domain-containing protein, which codes for MRISYYSDTDSLYIDLSSKPSADSREVSNGVVLDYDEDGNLAGIDIDEASTKLDIRELILNKLPAEVKHVA
- a CDS encoding CopG family antitoxin; the encoded protein is MPRSRSSISKARSYKEMGEFWDTHDLGDYWDQTTPVEFEVDIQSEAVYYPIEPNLSAKISRIAKKRGVPAETLLNLWLKEKLGEETAAK
- a CDS encoding M24 family metallopeptidase; translated protein: MIEPIQQALKEANVDGWLFYSFRGSDPIAANILGMVEGGHIATRRWFYFIPQSGEPTRIVHSIERDVIDHLPGKKLIYLPWQQLHSHLKSALIESTGKPNPRIAMQYSPNAAIPYLSRVDAGTIELIRSFGVEIVSSADLVQRFESAWGDEQLAMHDEAARGLYESVKSAFAEIGTRIKAGTPTTEYDIQQYILKCFADRGMFSKDPPIVAVNANSAMPHYGPTQDHHSPINKGDFVLIDLWAKLDRPNSVYADITWTSFVGDRVPEEVTKVFNVVRDARDAATNHVKEAFSAGRTIYGWQVDDVCREVIQKAGYGEYFIHRTGHNIHTEVHGNGANIDNLETKDERVLIPRTCFSIEPGIYLEGKFGVRSEIDVYVGEREARVTGGEPQREVVAILA
- a CDS encoding SpoIIE family protein phosphatase, with amino-acid sequence MRSRLQFTLGAIFFALLLMYGGARFFRSLALLGMESDPGWVARQVGNQVRVDRFRNDEAAGLLRIGDEVVAINGQPIKQTSEVARIFHSVDPGRPYTILIRRGGIPFETTLLSQGIPLITWIVNGAASLVIPNIFLLTGLIVFLLKPDDKQALLLALMFGMFTGAIFALTAVYSGESASMVTAMLAVHLASLFLWPVFFHFFQIFPEPSPLLRRFPRLEAYLYLPQLVTIFPYLGLLEILAAYAPDRYPEVNSPVLTRICVVIATAYIAGGLVSLFINYGQAGRASKRKMRVVVAGSIAGFLPIFLTIGLHMLFDLRGTSPRLGQWLLVIALFAFPLFPLSFAYAIVRHQVIPVRLILRRSVRYLLVSRGFIIIQAVVVFAVLSFLLTGSRLAAIDSLGDRADIIVTMAATALAIAGLTFLNQQVMPMIDRRFFRESYDAQQVLSELGIEMRKVSTVEQLLERAVAKIQDALHVENVTIFLRDQETGDYTCAISSQLNIDGMSTSRRDPTLTLSPDGALVQRMSRFATPLPVDFDRYNPWTQNLLSTELAMNDSRRRENATLRVARSALLLPVATKDELLGIVSLGPRLGDLPFSRDDRHLLMAVALQMALAIQNAELVQEIALEERLRHELAIATTVQQRLFPESPPEMASLELSGVCYPARGVGGDYYDFIALGQGKLGIAVADVAGKGISAALLMCTVQASLRSQAQTVNGHLTELVSSMNKLLHFSTDASSYATFFYAQFDERTGLLTYVNAGHNPPMIVRAAKSVKVQSVGAGAQESLIPAEGMRADHEQPEVRFLTKGGPIIGAFDDCVYEQETIQMESGDLLVAYTDGVTEARDAHDIEFGEASLRRIIDASAHVPVRELSEQIVHSVREWCGDTPPHDDLTLVVMRVR